Below is a genomic region from Acetobacter ghanensis.
CCCGAAGGTGTGGTCAAACGTGGCACAACCGACCCTGTTACCGTGGGCCGGGTGGAAAAAATGTCCAAGTCCAAACGCAACACGGTGGCCCCTGTGGCCATTATCGAACGCTTTGGGGCCGATACCGCACGCTGGTTTGTCCTGTCCGACAGCCCACCCGAGCGGGATATGGAATGGACGGAAGCCGGGGTTTCCGGGGCGGCCCGCTTTGCGCAGCGCCTGTTCCGCACGGTGTGTGGGGTTGCCAGCGCCGTGCCCGCCACAGCCACCTGCCCGCAGGACATGGACCGGCAGGCCGACACGCTCCGCCGCACCACCCACCGCACCATTGCCGCCGTGACCGAAGCGCTGGAAAACTTTGCCATCAACGTAGCGGTTGCCCGTATTCATGAGCTGACCTCTGCTCTGGCCGATGCGGAAAAAGCCGCCAAGGTGGCGGGTATGGATTTTGCACGGCGTGAGGCCGCACACATTCTGTGCCTGCTCTGCGCCCCCATGATGCCCCATCTGGCCGAGGAAATGTTTGCCTACCTCGCACCCGGTGCCGGGCTGGCGGCAACACAGACGTGGCCCACTGCACAGCCTGACCTGCTGGCGGCAACACAGGTCACCATTGCCGTGCAAATTCTGGGCAAGCTGCGTGGCACCATAGAAGCCCTGCCGGATGAAGACCCGGCAGCCGTTCTGGCACGGGCGGAAGCCGAACCCAACGTGGCGCGGCTGCTGGAGGGCAAGCGTATTGTCAAACGCGTGCATGTGCCCAACCGCATTGTTAACTTTGTAACGGCAGGCTGATGACCCGAACCCGCTCCCTTTTCTCCCTCTGCAAGGCCGCACTGGCCGCAACCGCCCTTATGGGAGCGCCCCTGCTCCTGAGCGGCTGCGGGTTCAAGCCTTTATACGGGGAGGAAAAGGGCGGGGTCGATATTACCAACGAACTCAAAGATATTTACGTTGCCAACATTCCCGAGCGCTTTGGCCAGCAGCTCCGTCTGGCGTTGCAGACCAGAATGGCCAGCGATGGGCCGGAAGACCCGCACAAATACAAGCTGGTCGTTGCGCCAACCCTGAGTGCCGAAGCCATTGACATCCACGGGGACAACACAACCGGGCGGACCCGTATGCTGGCCACAGCACGCTGGCAACTGCTGACCATTGAGCCCACGCCGCAGGTTGTGACACAGGGCGAAGCCCAGACGCTTGATGGCTATACCACCACCTACGAACAGTATTTTGCCCAGACGCTGAACATGGAAAGCACCATGGACCGCGTGGCGCAGGCACTGGGGGAGCAGGTTACACAACAGCTTGCCACGTGGTTTAAAACCCAGACCGCACCGGCCTCCACCCCGGATGACCGCCCAAGGGCCATTTACCCCTCACCCAACCTCATTCCCGATTCCGACCAGAACGAACCCATGGAAAAGGAAGGGGCGGACGCCATTCCTGACATGGCAACAGGCCGCGCCCCCATCGACACCAACTTCTGACAACCGCACGGGCCCGTCATGAAAATAGATGCCCGCAGCATAAGCCGCGTTCTGAACGACCCGGGTGGATGGCGCGTTATTCTCCTGCATGGGGAAGATACGGGCCTGATCCGCGAACGCGCCATGCAGGCCACACACCGGCTAGCCGGTACGCTGGACGACCCCTTCCGCATTGCCCTACTGGATAAGGAAACCCATAATCGGCTGGAGGAAGAGGCCACAGCGCTCTCCCTTATGGGCGGGCGCCGCGTTGTGCGTGTGCGGGACGCATCGGACGCGCTGCTCAAACCCATTGAGCACGTTCTAGCCCAGAATACGGATACGCTGGTCATTCTGGAAGCGCCGGGCCTTGCCTCGCGCTCCAAGCTCCGCCAGCTTATGGAAAAACAGCCCCAGTGCGCCAGTATTGGCTGCTACCCTGAAGAAGGGCGTAATCTGGAATCCTCCATTACCCAGATGCTGGCCTCCCATCAGGTGCGGATTGATGCAGACGCCCTGCACTGGCTGGCGGGACGTCTGGGAGCGGACCGGGCCGCAGCACGCAGTGAAGTGGAAAAACTGGCCCTGTACGCAGGCGACGAAGGCACGCTAACGCTGGAAGATGTGCGCGCCTGCATAGGGGACGCGGGCAGTGTATCGGTCGAGGATGCCGCCTTTGCCGCAACAGAGGGCAACCGGACGGAAACCGACATAGCGCTTGAACGCGCACTGGCGGAAGGCACTGCTCCTATTGCCATTATTCGTGCCTTTATGGGCCACCTGCACCGCCTGCGCAGGGTACGAGCCGCCATGGCTGCGGGACAAAGCCGGAGCGATGCCCTTAAAACCCTGCGTCCCCCTGTTTTTTTCAAACGCACGGCAAGCTTTGGCCGTGCACTGGAGTTCTGGTCCCTGCCTGCGTTGACCAAGGAGCTGGCAGACCTTCAGGCACTGGAGCTGGCCTGCAAGCAGACCGGCGCGCCAGACGTGCTGCTCTGCCGCCGCCACATTGCCACGCTGGCGGCCCGTGCGGCCCTGTACAGCCGCCGCTAGGTCCTGCTTTTCCCCTTGTCCGGGGGATGGGCATTCAGTATACAAAACCGGTGTGTCCGCGTAGCTCAGCAGGATAGAGCACAGGATTCCTATTAAATTGGGCACCATAACTGGAAACATTATGGTGAATCCGCTCAAAGTCGGGGAACGCTACGGCCTGCAAGGGCCTTGCCAATCCCGAGCCAAGCCGTCCCCTATGGACGGAAGGTGTAGAGACTGGACGGGCGGTGCCTAAAGACCTGTTTGCGCAGGCCCAAGGCAAAGGGACAGTCCAGCCCACAAACGCTCTGGCAACGGAGCGGCTGTGAAAACTGTAGTGGGATGAATCCTGGGGCCGTGGGTTCGAATCCCGCCGCGGACACCAAACACACACAAAAAGGGTTTTCCATTTTGCCGCCGTGACGGCATTGGTGACGTGCCTTTTATTCCCACAAAAAATGCCACACGCCAGAGCATGTGTCTGCACAGACCTGCTTGCGTACGATGCCGTGAAAAGCCGACAGCGCTGATGCCGCGCACTGACAACCAATAAGAATTAAATGACTTGTTATAAAATATTAAACACGATTATTCTGGAAAAACAAAAATCATAAAAATTATAACTGTGTATTTCCTTGATAGAGTGAAAAAATAATGCTCTAAAAAATACATTATATCTTGTTTATAGAATGTTTAATCTAATTTAACATTCTGAAAGGTGGCATATGAGACGTACAGCTAATCGAATATTGTGTTGTTCTCTCATTTTATTAACAAGCGGATGCTACAGTATTGGCAGTTATAAGCTGGGCAAAGACCAGGACCAATATGCAAGCTCCATGATTGAGGCCAGCAAAAGACAAACCCTTTCCAACCTTGTGCGCCTACGCTACGCAGACACCCCCGGATTTTTAGACACCACCCAGCTCATTTCCGGCTACCAGCTTCAAAGAAACGCTTTTCTTGGTGTGGCATCGGACACTTTTCCGATCCGCCCCAATGGGGGACTTGCCGCGCAGTTACAGGAAAGTCCAACTTTTACCTTTCAGCCCGTTACGGGCGATGCCTACGCCCATAATTTTTTGCGCCCGCTCCCCCCAGCCAGCCTGCTCCCCCTTGCCATGGGCGGCTTGCCCATAGACGTTCTGTTGCGCCTGTCTGTACAGTCTATCAATATCATGAGTAACAATCGTCCATTTTCTCGTAACTCGGGCGATCTGGATGCAACGGTTGAGTCCCATAGTGTTGATTTTTTCAGTCTGGTGCATGACCTGCGGTTGCTACAGGCCGCTGGCCTGCTGAATATTCAATTACAGAAAAACAGCAGCACAACGGGAAAAGATGTTGAAAACAGTCGTGTTTTCATGAGCATTTCATCAACAACCGACCCAAACCTGTCTAGCATTGTTGATAGAACCAGAAAACAGCTCAATTTTTCTTCCAAGCATGACCGTATGGAAGTGGTGTACGGCGTAGGCCAACCCGAACCCGGGCAGATCAAGCTTCTGACCCGCAGCATGTTAAGCATTCTGGGTCAGATCGCCTACCAGATTCAAATTCCCGAAGACGAGGTCTCCTCTGGCAATACCCGGAAAGCTGTTGATATTCTGGGAAACCATGGGGAAAAACCTCTGATGGACATCCATTCGGGCCACAAAGAGCCTGCCAATGCGTTTGTGTCCATTTTGTACGACCATTATTACTACTGGATTGAGAGGGGTGATTTTGAAAGCAAACTGGCTTTTACAATTACCCAGATGCTTCTTGAACTTTCCAAAACCACCCTCAATCCCGGCGCGGTCGTGACAATTCCTGTCAACAAGTAGACGGTTTTCCATACAAAACCACAAATACACTTATTTTTCTTTGGTTTTTCATAAAACAGGAAAAACGTACATGACGGATTCTTCTTCCTGCACACCACCTACGCGCTCGCTCATCAGCGCGTCTCTGGCAACACCGGCCTTACGCGCGGATCGCTGGCTTGCGGTTTTAAGCCTTGCCCGCAAATGGTCTGGCAACAATGCTGTTGATATTAAAAAAAACCTGTCCAGTTCCTTGGGTAAGCTTGATGAGCTGGAAAAATTTTTTGCATATCCTGGCGCACAACTCCTCGACCGGCTGAAAAACTGCCTTATTGAAGATGATAACAAGGCTTTTCTACGCCTTGCCCAGCGCATTTCCACAACCATTGTTTCACGCAAGTACCATCGGGATGCCTCCTCGTGGAATATGGATGACCATGAGGATGAACCGCTCAACCGGTTACCTCAGGCCATAACACACCTTAAAAACACCCCTTATTTTGAAGTCCTGAGTGTTGTGCCGCACGCCCCCTCGCGCTGGCCCATTATTCAGGAAGAAGCACGCGGGGTCCGCCGCCCCGAGGACGACTTTATTTACCAGCCAGTCGTAGTGGGCAACGCACAGGACGCCCTGACAGGCATCCTGCTGAACCCCGACATTAGCGCTGTGGTCCTGTACGAAGGCTTTGCCGCGCAAAACGCCGTGGACAACCCTTTGCTGGCTGCCTTCCAGAGCGTTATCGATTTCTCAACCATTGAAGATGACGAAACACTGGTCCTGCAACTTGCGCAGGCCATTAAAAAAATTCGTCCGGAAATGGATATCTACCTGCTGAGCGACAGAAATATAGAAACATTGGCAGGCAAACCGGAAAGCCGTCTGTTCAATAGAATTTTCTACCAGATGGAAGAACCGCTGGAGTTACACCTGTCCATACTGGAAGGAATTCGCAACCGTTACAGAACGCCTTTTTTTGATAACCTCAAACGCTATGCGCAGCGCCCCATTGCCACATTCCATGCCCTGCCCATCGCCCGTGGCAAGTCAGTCTTTACATCCAACTGGATTAGCGACATGGGCGAGTTCTACGGGCCCAACCTTTTTCTGGCCGAAAGCTCCGCCACAACCGGCGGACTGGACAGCCTGCTGGAGCCAACAGGCAACATTAAGGATGCGCAGGCCATGGCCGCGCAAGCTTTTGGCGCCGATCACGCATTTTTTGTAACCAACGGTACATCCACCAGCAACAAAATGGTGTTGCAGGCCCTGCTGGCCCCCGGTGACATTGTTATTCTGGACCGTAACTGCCACAAATCCCACCATTACGGGTGTGTGCTGGCCGGTGCGCTGCCCTATTACGTAGAAGCCTTTCCACTTGCTGAATACTCCATGTATGGCGGCGTACCCCTCCGCACGATCAAGCAGGCGCTGCTGACGCTCAAAGCCCATGGGGACCTTGAGCGCGTCAAAATGGTTGACCTGACCAACTGCACCTTTGACGGGCATGTGTACGACACGCGCAGGGTGATCGGAAGAGTGCCTTGCCATTAAACCAGACCTGATTTTTCTATGGGATGAGGCATGGTTCGGGTTTGCCCACTGGTCGCCTCTGCTGCGCCAGCGCACGGGCATGGGGGCTGCTGCAGCCCTGACCGAGGCTCTGGCCCGACCGGAAGCCCAGAAGGCATGGGACGAGCAGGCCAGCACGCTGGGCGAAAACCCCGATGATGAAACCCTTCTGAACACCCGGCTTGTGCCAGACCCCCGTGCTGTGCGGCTGCGGGTTTACCAGACCAACTCGGTGCATAAGTCCATGTCCGCATTGCGTCAGGGGTCCATTGTGCTGGTCAGGGATGTGGATTTTGAGCATGTGGAATCCCAGTTCCATGAGGCGGTGTTTACACATGCTTCCACCAGCCCCAATCTCCAGATTATTGCATCGCTCGATGTCGCACGGCGGCAGATGCAACTTGAAGGGTATGGGCTGGTCAGCAATGCCCTGCAGATTGCGCTCGAAATTCGCAAACAGGTTAACAACCACCCTCTTATTTCCAAATATTTCCGCGTGCTCAACTCCGCAGAGATGATCCCGGAAGCCTACCGCAAGTCCGGTCTGGCGGATTACAACACCCCCGACATAAGCTGGGACCAAGCGCTCCAGTCGATCAAGAGCGATGAATTTCTGCTGGACCCCACCCGTATGACCCTCTCATGCGGGGCGGCAGGCTTTGACGGCACGACGTTCAAAAACATTCTGGCGGACAAATTCAATATTCAGTTGAACAAAACATCGCGTAACAGCGTGCTGCTGCAATCCAACATCAACAACACCCGCTCCGACATTGCACTGCTCATACGCGTTCTGGTTGATATTGCCACTGATATTGACAAGAAAATTCTTGATAATGACGATGGGTATCAGAAATCATTCGCGCATAAAGTGCATGAACTAGTAGACGACCTCCCTGCACTGCCCAACTTTAGCTGTTTTGATGACCAGTACCGCGAGCAAGCCACGGCAACAACCCTGCATGGCGACATCCGCCGTGCCTTCTACGATGCGTATAAAGAGTCCGAATGCGAATATATTGCGCTAGACAGCCCCGAAATTGACCAACGCCTGCAATCCGGGCCCACACTGGTTTCTGCCAACTTTGTTATTCCCTACCCGCCGGGTTTTCCCATCATGGTGCCGGGACAGGTAATTACTCAAGGCATTGTGGACTTCATGCGTAAGCTGGACGTTAAGGAAATCCACGGTTTTAACAAAGCTTTGGGGCTGAAGCTGCTCAAACGTGTTTCCAACAAAACCTGAACACACCTCCCCGGTTTGCTCCCGCACCATCCGTGCGGGAGTTTTTTTGCATAGGCTCTGCAAGACTGTGCCTTGCGGGTAAAGGAGCTTACACATGACAGTGCATTGGATTGCCGAAACGCTACGCGCTTCCCCCGATCTGGCAATTTTTCTAACACTCGCCATCGGGTTCTGGGTGGGGTCGCTCAAATTTGGCAGTTTTAGTCTGGGAGCCGTAACGGGCACACTGCTGGCCGGAGTTGTGGTTGGTCAGTTGGACATTGTTATTTCACCTCAGGTCAAATCCGTCTTTTTCATCATGTTCCTTTTTGCCGTGGGGTTTGGTGTTGGTCCGCAGTTTGTGCGCGGCATCGCCAATGACGGTTTGCCGCAGGCGATTTTTGCCGTCATCATTTCGTCCCTATGCCTGCTGTGCGTGTATGTGGCGGCCATTGTATCGGGCTATGGTCCGGGCATGGCAGAGGGGCTTCTGGCCGGGTCTCAGACCATTTCCGCCTCCATTGGTCTGGCAACCGATGCCATCAATCGCAGTGGCTTAACAGATGGGCAGATCCAGTCCGAATTAAACGCCATTCCCGTGGCTTATGCGGTTACCTACCTGTTTGGCACGGTTGGCACCGGCTGGATTTTGGCATTTTTGGGACCGAAACTTTTACGCATTAATTTGGCGCAGGAATGTGAGCGTTATGAACGCGACATGAACATCCGCTCCACGAACGAAGATGCCGAAAGTGCATGGCACAACTACATCGTACGCGCCTACAAGCTGGAAACGGCTGGCCTGATTGCCGGTAAAACTGTAGCCGAAGCCGAAAAAACGCAAAAAACACGCATCTTTTTGGAAAATCTGCGTCGTGACGGCAAACTTGTTCCCTTTGACGGCTCAACCGTTCTACAAGTCGGCGACATTGTTGCGGTTTCCGGCCCGCATGACGCTCTGGTGTACTGGTCGAACCATGCAGAAGAAGTGGCTGATCAGGAATTGATCGAAATTCCGGTGGAAACGGTTGATGTGGTCGTCACCAGCAAACAGTTGAATGGCCAGCGGTTGATCGACCTCTCCACGGCCCCCTATGCGCGGGGCATTTACATTAATGCGATCCGTCGCGGTTCCATGAATGTGGAAATTCCCGTCCTCTCCCAGACTGCCCTCAACCGGGGGGATATTATCAACATTACCGGCAGCCGCAGGCATGTGGCAGAGGTGGTCAAAAATGTTGGTTACGCGGACCGCCCGACCAATGTGACCAGCATGGTACTGGTGGGGGGCGGTATTTTTGTGGGGGGCCTCCTTGGCTCACTCGTACTCCCCATCGCGGGTGTGCCCATTACCCTGTCCTCCTCCGGTGGGGCGCTTATTGCGGGGCTTGTTCTGGGCTGGTTGCGCAGCGTCACTCCACGGCTGGGGAATGTACCCGCAGCGTCCATCTGGTTCATGAACACCGTAGGGCTGAATATTTTTATCGCTGTTGTAGGCATTTCGGCTGGGCCAACCTTTATCAAAGGGTTGCAGGAAGCCGGGATAAGCGTGTTTTTCTGGGGTGTGTTTGCCAGTGCCCTGCCCATGCTGCTGGCCCCTCTTATTGGCAAATACATCTTTCGGTTTGATCCGGCCATTAATCTGGGATGCTGCGGGGGCGCACGCACCAGCACGGCCTCTGTTGCCATGGTGGCCGATGTTGCAAAAAGCAATGTGCCCATGCTGGGCTACACATTACCCTACGCCGTGAGCAACACCTTGTTGACCATGTGGGGGCTGGTTATTGTTCTGCTGCTTGCCTGAGACGACACGCAGCATAAACAGAGCTCCCAAGAGCATATACGACAAAGGCGGGGAAAGATTTTTCCCCGCGCACCATTTCGTGTCTGGCACGGTTTTGTTGGCGGCAACAGGCCGCCTCATTCCCTACCCTGCCAGCCTACGCCCCATAATATGACCGTAATGCCCCCCACACACCGGCATCTGGCTGCGTGCGCCCGCACGGGCAGCGCCATAGGGGCCACGTGCCTTACCTTGTAAAAATGCAGGAAATCCTTTTTATAAGTTCGCAGTAAAATACTTAATTTAAAATAAATTTCACGGGATCATCTCATGCCACAGGCCCCGCAACCTGTTACCCCCCATACAGAAAAACCCGTCTTAACCAACCAGACGGCCTATATTGTTGCGTGGTTTTTGTGCCTGATATTTTACTGGCTGCAATATTCCACCCGCTCCGCACCCAGCGTTATGGTGGGGGAACTGGTCTCCGCCTTTGGGCTGACAACCGTTGGTCTGGGGTCTTTGCTTGGGCT
It encodes:
- the holA gene encoding DNA polymerase III subunit delta yields the protein MKIDARSISRVLNDPGGWRVILLHGEDTGLIRERAMQATHRLAGTLDDPFRIALLDKETHNRLEEEATALSLMGGRRVVRVRDASDALLKPIEHVLAQNTDTLVILEAPGLASRSKLRQLMEKQPQCASIGCYPEEGRNLESSITQMLASHQVRIDADALHWLAGRLGADRAAARSEVEKLALYAGDEGTLTLEDVRACIGDAGSVSVEDAAFAATEGNRTETDIALERALAEGTAPIAIIRAFMGHLHRLRRVRAAMAAGQSRSDALKTLRPPVFFKRTASFGRALEFWSLPALTKELADLQALELACKQTGAPDVLLCRRHIATLAARAALYSRR
- the aspT gene encoding aspartate-alanine antiporter, giving the protein MTVHWIAETLRASPDLAIFLTLAIGFWVGSLKFGSFSLGAVTGTLLAGVVVGQLDIVISPQVKSVFFIMFLFAVGFGVGPQFVRGIANDGLPQAIFAVIISSLCLLCVYVAAIVSGYGPGMAEGLLAGSQTISASIGLATDAINRSGLTDGQIQSELNAIPVAYAVTYLFGTVGTGWILAFLGPKLLRINLAQECERYERDMNIRSTNEDAESAWHNYIVRAYKLETAGLIAGKTVAEAEKTQKTRIFLENLRRDGKLVPFDGSTVLQVGDIVAVSGPHDALVYWSNHAEEVADQELIEIPVETVDVVVTSKQLNGQRLIDLSTAPYARGIYINAIRRGSMNVEIPVLSQTALNRGDIINITGSRRHVAEVVKNVGYADRPTNVTSMVLVGGGIFVGGLLGSLVLPIAGVPITLSSSGGALIAGLVLGWLRSVTPRLGNVPAASIWFMNTVGLNIFIAVVGISAGPTFIKGLQEAGISVFFWGVFASALPMLLAPLIGKYIFRFDPAINLGCCGGARTSTASVAMVADVAKSNVPMLGYTLPYAVSNTLLTMWGLVIVLLLA
- a CDS encoding aminotransferase class I/II-fold pyridoxal phosphate-dependent enzyme, with the protein product MGAAAALTEALARPEAQKAWDEQASTLGENPDDETLLNTRLVPDPRAVRLRVYQTNSVHKSMSALRQGSIVLVRDVDFEHVESQFHEAVFTHASTSPNLQIIASLDVARRQMQLEGYGLVSNALQIALEIRKQVNNHPLISKYFRVLNSAEMIPEAYRKSGLADYNTPDISWDQALQSIKSDEFLLDPTRMTLSCGAAGFDGTTFKNILADKFNIQLNKTSRNSVLLQSNINNTRSDIALLIRVLVDIATDIDKKILDNDDGYQKSFAHKVHELVDDLPALPNFSCFDDQYREQATATTLHGDIRRAFYDAYKESECEYIALDSPEIDQRLQSGPTLVSANFVIPYPPGFPIMVPGQVITQGIVDFMRKLDVKEIHGFNKALGLKLLKRVSNKT
- a CDS encoding PLP-dependent aminotransferase family protein yields the protein MTDSSSCTPPTRSLISASLATPALRADRWLAVLSLARKWSGNNAVDIKKNLSSSLGKLDELEKFFAYPGAQLLDRLKNCLIEDDNKAFLRLAQRISTTIVSRKYHRDASSWNMDDHEDEPLNRLPQAITHLKNTPYFEVLSVVPHAPSRWPIIQEEARGVRRPEDDFIYQPVVVGNAQDALTGILLNPDISAVVLYEGFAAQNAVDNPLLAAFQSVIDFSTIEDDETLVLQLAQAIKKIRPEMDIYLLSDRNIETLAGKPESRLFNRIFYQMEEPLELHLSILEGIRNRYRTPFFDNLKRYAQRPIATFHALPIARGKSVFTSNWISDMGEFYGPNLFLAESSATTGGLDSLLEPTGNIKDAQAMAAQAFGADHAFFVTNGTSTSNKMVLQALLAPGDIVILDRNCHKSHHYGCVLAGALPYYVEAFPLAEYSMYGGVPLRTIKQALLTLKAHGDLERVKMVDLTNCTFDGHVYDTRRVIGRVPCH